In Halorubrum sp. PV6, a single window of DNA contains:
- a CDS encoding Rieske 2Fe-2S domain-containing protein, with the protein MDADRRIAAVEEVPEDSTLLVTLRPVDADDVDEGEGDVGEAEDGTPEAEAILTRAAGEVRAFRNYCQHWTDVRLDKDDGAFVRNGEVFCQKHGATFEADGGYCNFGPCEGAVLEGVDVAVDGDDVYLADDAYEFVRRGHANRDGDSGDSRIDFTGN; encoded by the coding sequence ATGGACGCGGACCGCAGAATCGCCGCGGTCGAGGAGGTTCCGGAGGACAGCACGCTGCTCGTGACGCTGCGGCCGGTCGACGCGGACGACGTCGACGAGGGCGAAGGCGACGTTGGCGAAGCCGAGGACGGCACCCCGGAGGCGGAGGCGATTCTCACGCGGGCGGCCGGCGAGGTGCGCGCGTTCCGCAACTACTGTCAGCACTGGACCGACGTGCGCCTCGACAAGGACGACGGGGCGTTCGTCCGGAACGGCGAGGTGTTCTGTCAGAAGCACGGCGCCACCTTCGAGGCCGACGGCGGCTACTGCAACTTCGGTCCGTGCGAGGGCGCCGTGTTGGAGGGCGTCGACGTCGCCGTCGACGGCGACGACGTGTACCTCGCGGACGACGCCTACGAGTTCGTCCGGCGCGGCCACGCGAACCGCGACGGCGACAGCGGCGACTCGCGGATCGATTTTACCGGGAACTGA
- a CDS encoding GMP synthase subunit A, with protein sequence MTRIVVIDLHGQFTHLERRALRDVGVDTEIVSADTDPEALDADGIVLSGGPDMDRVGNAPAYLDLDVPVLGICLGMQLIAVERGGAVGGGDYGGYADVDVEIVDDEDPLVGSLAPETRVWASHADEVTEVPEGFVRTATSDVCDVEAMANTDENLYGVQWHPEVAHTERGEEVFENFVAICESA encoded by the coding sequence ATGACACGGATCGTCGTTATCGACCTCCACGGTCAGTTCACCCACCTCGAACGGCGGGCGCTCCGCGACGTGGGCGTCGACACGGAAATCGTCTCGGCGGACACGGACCCCGAAGCCCTCGACGCCGACGGGATCGTTCTCTCGGGCGGCCCCGACATGGACCGCGTCGGCAACGCGCCCGCGTACCTCGATCTGGACGTCCCCGTCCTCGGGATCTGTCTCGGGATGCAGCTGATCGCGGTCGAGCGCGGCGGCGCGGTCGGCGGCGGCGACTACGGGGGCTACGCCGACGTCGACGTGGAGATCGTCGACGACGAGGACCCGCTCGTCGGCTCGCTGGCGCCCGAGACGCGCGTCTGGGCCTCCCACGCCGACGAGGTGACCGAGGTCCCCGAGGGGTTCGTCCGAACCGCGACCTCCGACGTGTGCGACGTGGAGGCGATGGCGAACACCGACGAGAACCTGTACGGCGTCCAGTGGCATCCGGAGGTCGCCCACACCGAACGCGGCGAGGAAGTGTTCGAGAACTTCGTCGCGATCTGCGAGTCGGCGTAA
- the truD gene encoding tRNA pseudouridine(13) synthase TruD, translated as MAPSDTLREAHPTERAAGIDYYVSDADGIGGRLRETPEDFRVRELEAFDPEPLGADTGSYPELVVRVTLRDWDTNDFARRISDALGISRERVSWAGTKDKRAVTTQLFTLREVDPGDLPAIRGADIEPLGRAGRRLSFGDLAGNAFDIRVTDAVDEAPERVADVVSDLRAFGGDAGGAEDGAAVGVPNYFGQQRFGSRRPVTHRVGLAVVREDFREAVRLYAGNPSETEPDDTRAARARVDDAFGVAGGDAGDDAGPADGTGDGDWAACLDAIPGKLRFERSMVHRLADRGVSPDAPPDHDDWRHALEAVPSNLQRLFVNAAQSSLFNRMLSERLRRGLPFDRPVAGDVVCFADGDASEELYAPDTDRLQRVDADRVSVVTRHCERGRAFVTAPLIGTETELGDGEPGAIEREVLDEAGVEPGDFALPGEFDSTGTRRAILLRTDLDVTVDDGDPRFAFALPSGSYATVLLREFTKCGPLDL; from the coding sequence ATGGCGCCGTCAGACACGCTCCGAGAGGCGCACCCGACCGAGCGCGCGGCGGGCATCGACTACTACGTCAGCGACGCCGACGGCATCGGCGGCCGGCTCCGCGAGACCCCCGAGGACTTCCGCGTCCGCGAACTGGAGGCGTTCGATCCGGAGCCGCTCGGGGCGGACACGGGGAGTTACCCCGAACTCGTCGTCCGCGTCACGCTCCGCGACTGGGACACGAACGACTTCGCGCGACGGATCTCCGACGCGCTCGGAATCAGCCGCGAGCGCGTCTCGTGGGCGGGGACGAAGGACAAACGCGCCGTCACCACCCAGCTGTTCACCCTCCGCGAGGTCGACCCGGGCGACCTGCCCGCGATCCGCGGCGCCGACATCGAGCCGCTTGGGCGGGCCGGCCGGCGCCTCTCGTTCGGCGACCTCGCCGGCAACGCCTTCGACATCCGAGTCACCGACGCGGTCGACGAGGCGCCGGAGCGCGTCGCCGACGTGGTGAGCGACCTGCGGGCGTTCGGCGGCGACGCCGGCGGGGCGGAGGACGGCGCGGCCGTCGGCGTCCCCAACTACTTCGGCCAGCAGCGGTTCGGGAGTCGCCGCCCCGTCACGCACCGCGTCGGGCTCGCGGTCGTCCGCGAGGACTTCCGCGAGGCGGTGCGGCTGTACGCCGGAAACCCCTCGGAGACCGAACCGGACGACACGCGGGCCGCCCGCGCTCGCGTCGACGACGCGTTCGGGGTCGCCGGAGGCGACGCGGGGGACGACGCAGGCCCCGCCGACGGCACCGGCGACGGCGACTGGGCGGCCTGCCTCGACGCGATTCCGGGCAAGCTCCGCTTCGAGCGGTCGATGGTCCACCGGCTCGCCGACCGCGGCGTCTCCCCGGACGCGCCGCCGGACCACGACGACTGGCGGCACGCGCTGGAGGCCGTCCCCTCGAACCTCCAGCGGCTGTTCGTCAACGCCGCGCAGTCGTCGCTTTTCAACCGAATGCTGAGCGAGCGGCTCCGCCGCGGCCTCCCGTTCGACCGGCCGGTCGCCGGCGACGTGGTCTGTTTCGCCGACGGCGACGCCTCGGAGGAGCTGTACGCCCCGGACACGGACCGCCTCCAACGGGTCGACGCTGACCGCGTCAGCGTCGTCACCCGGCACTGCGAGCGCGGCCGGGCGTTCGTCACCGCGCCCCTGATCGGGACCGAGACCGAACTCGGCGACGGCGAACCCGGCGCCATCGAGCGCGAGGTGCTCGACGAGGCGGGCGTCGAACCCGGCGACTTCGCGCTCCCCGGCGAGTTCGACTCGACTGGGACGCGGCGAGCGATACTCCTCCGGACCGATCTGGACGTGACGGTCGACGACGGCGACCCCCGGTTCGCGTTCGCGCTCCCGAGCGGCTCGTACGCGACGGTGCTCCTCCGGGAGTTCACCAAGTGCGGCCCGCTCGACCTCTGA
- the pth2 gene encoding peptidyl-tRNA hydrolase Pth2 codes for MKQAIVARTDIGMGEGKLAAQVAHASLSAYQDAGRRARKKWQGEGQKKVVLKGDSESQLFALADKAETEGIPYAIVRDAGHTQLEPGTVTALAVGPARDDTVDRVTGDLSLY; via the coding sequence ATGAAGCAAGCGATCGTCGCGCGGACGGACATCGGCATGGGCGAGGGGAAACTCGCCGCGCAGGTCGCACACGCGTCGCTGTCGGCGTACCAGGACGCGGGTCGGCGGGCGCGCAAGAAGTGGCAGGGCGAGGGCCAAAAGAAGGTGGTTTTAAAAGGCGACTCCGAGAGCCAGCTGTTCGCGCTGGCCGACAAAGCCGAGACGGAGGGGATCCCGTACGCGATCGTTCGCGACGCCGGCCACACCCAACTGGAGCCGGGCACGGTGACGGCGCTCGCGGTCGGTCCCGCCCGCGACGACACCGTCGACCGCGTGACCGGCGACCTCTCGCTGTATTAA
- a CDS encoding DUF5788 family protein, which yields MKKYERKGLLERVNREAATVGADIPEEIEVQGESIDLRSFVFEIKRRDTIPPGERDRVEQAKRNLRRERLARLEPIEENEVSYEEGEALAASIIGIDRALEALEGLDAADPETEAKRQEAADRKRWMSFLKKALGRDDAGGASGRTRF from the coding sequence GTGAAGAAGTACGAACGGAAGGGGCTCCTCGAACGGGTGAACCGCGAGGCCGCGACCGTGGGCGCGGACATCCCCGAGGAGATCGAGGTCCAGGGGGAGTCGATCGACCTCCGGTCGTTCGTCTTCGAGATCAAGCGGCGCGACACGATTCCGCCCGGCGAGCGCGACCGCGTCGAACAGGCGAAACGAAACCTCCGCCGAGAGCGCTTAGCGCGGCTCGAACCCATCGAAGAGAACGAGGTGAGCTACGAGGAGGGCGAGGCGCTCGCGGCGTCAATAATCGGGATCGACCGCGCGCTTGAGGCGTTAGAGGGGCTCGACGCGGCCGACCCCGAGACCGAAGCGAAGCGACAGGAGGCCGCCGACCGCAAGCGCTGGATGAGCTTCTTAAAAAAGGCGCTCGGCCGCGACGACGCCGGCGGGGCGAGCGGACGCACGCGCTTTTAA
- a CDS encoding KEOPS complex subunit Pcc1 → MTADRTHETVLSFQYASERHARLVGDALDPEVGEIDDARSGATVSRDGDAVRVRVVADDLVALRAGINSWSRLVEVAERVGVGHRP, encoded by the coding sequence GTGACGGCCGACCGGACACACGAGACGGTTCTTTCCTTTCAGTACGCCTCGGAGCGACACGCTCGCCTCGTCGGCGACGCCCTCGACCCCGAGGTCGGCGAGATAGACGACGCCCGCTCCGGCGCGACCGTCTCCCGCGACGGCGACGCGGTCCGCGTCCGCGTCGTTGCCGACGACCTCGTCGCGCTCCGCGCCGGGATCAACAGCTGGTCGCGACTCGTCGAGGTGGCCGAGCGAGTCGGCGTTGGCCACCGTCCCTAG
- a CDS encoding DUF3194 domain-containing protein: MADELSDESRDVTSEAAGDEPSDEEVVRTAAEAAEGVVFANYDQSAVTDLDVTVTFDDGVLDVDVYLNAPDDPDPDAVAREAAETAGEAVDELFGA; this comes from the coding sequence ATGGCCGACGAACTGAGCGACGAATCGCGTGACGTGACTTCCGAAGCCGCCGGCGACGAACCGTCGGACGAGGAGGTCGTCCGGACCGCCGCCGAGGCGGCCGAAGGCGTCGTCTTCGCCAACTACGACCAGTCGGCGGTGACCGACCTGGACGTGACGGTCACGTTCGACGACGGCGTCCTCGACGTCGACGTCTATCTGAACGCCCCCGACGACCCCGACCCCGACGCGGTCGCCCGCGAGGCGGCCGAGACCGCGGGCGAGGCTGTCGACGAACTGTTCGGCGCGTAA
- a CDS encoding NfeD family protein has product MNALAQSGLLSPDTLPLLLLTAGLLLSMAEALAPGANFIVVGIALIGAGLGGLLLSTLIAGAGLIVAMALLTLVIGAAAFYGYHEFDLYGGKGQQQTSDSDALKGKTGTVTEAVTTAGGEVKLAGGGFNPYYSARSIEGTIEEGEEVMVVDPGGGNVVTVESMGYVEDDIDKELAADRARKDAQRAADETTEETAGTVERETETERG; this is encoded by the coding sequence ATGAACGCGCTCGCGCAGTCCGGGCTCCTCTCGCCGGACACGCTCCCCCTGCTTCTGTTGACGGCCGGGCTGTTGCTCTCGATGGCGGAGGCGCTCGCGCCGGGTGCGAACTTCATCGTGGTCGGCATCGCGCTGATCGGAGCGGGGCTCGGCGGCCTCCTGCTGTCGACGCTCATCGCTGGTGCCGGGCTGATCGTGGCGATGGCGCTCCTGACGCTCGTCATCGGCGCGGCGGCGTTCTACGGCTACCACGAGTTCGACCTGTACGGCGGGAAGGGCCAACAACAGACGAGCGACAGCGACGCCTTAAAAGGGAAGACCGGGACCGTCACCGAGGCCGTGACTACCGCCGGCGGCGAGGTGAAACTCGCCGGCGGCGGGTTCAACCCCTACTACTCGGCGCGCTCGATAGAGGGGACCATCGAGGAGGGCGAGGAGGTGATGGTCGTCGACCCCGGCGGCGGCAACGTCGTCACCGTGGAGTCGATGGGGTACGTCGAAGACGACATCGACAAGGAACTCGCCGCGGACCGGGCGCGGAAAGACGCACAGCGTGCGGCGGACGAGACGACAGAAGAGACAGCCGGCACCGTCGAGCGAGAGACCGAAACCGAACGCGGGTAA
- a CDS encoding YkgJ family cysteine cluster protein translates to MNSLETDLDRARDLDAAELADAIESIGFECTRCGGCCTGYAPDEPGGAPAGAGSSDEDASGCHETDREPHTATVFPGEVREVADAAEDRFGEAYDWRDVARPMPFGLSEGDDGEPAGETFEWALATDDCGDCTFYEETDGRGACAVHDSRPLICQTYPFSVALDGTSQPMGEAVDESGAVRAHECEGLGRDISREDAEALAAALKERAVRELEEAIGVRDGYDPAAADRAAGDAVVFDSEGPKEVDGTPVDGD, encoded by the coding sequence ATGAACTCGCTCGAAACCGACCTCGACCGCGCCCGCGACCTCGACGCCGCCGAGCTCGCCGACGCCATCGAGTCGATCGGCTTCGAGTGTACGCGCTGTGGCGGCTGCTGTACCGGCTACGCCCCGGACGAGCCCGGCGGCGCGCCGGCGGGAGCGGGGTCCAGCGACGAGGACGCGTCCGGGTGTCACGAGACCGACCGCGAACCCCACACGGCCACCGTCTTCCCCGGAGAGGTCCGCGAGGTGGCCGACGCCGCCGAAGACCGATTCGGCGAGGCGTACGACTGGCGCGATGTCGCCCGCCCAATGCCATTCGGCCTCTCCGAGGGCGACGACGGCGAGCCGGCCGGCGAGACGTTCGAGTGGGCGCTCGCGACCGACGACTGCGGCGACTGCACCTTTTATGAGGAGACGGACGGGCGGGGCGCCTGCGCAGTCCACGACTCGCGGCCGCTCATCTGTCAGACCTACCCGTTCAGCGTCGCGCTCGACGGGACGAGCCAGCCGATGGGCGAGGCGGTCGACGAGTCGGGCGCCGTCCGCGCCCACGAGTGCGAGGGGCTCGGCCGCGACATCTCGCGCGAGGACGCCGAGGCGCTGGCGGCCGCGCTAAAGGAGCGCGCGGTCCGCGAACTGGAGGAGGCGATCGGTGTCCGCGACGGCTACGACCCGGCCGCCGCCGACCGGGCCGCGGGCGACGCCGTCGTCTTCGACTCCGAGGGCCCGAAAGAGGTCGACGGGACGCCGGTCGACGGCGACTGA
- a CDS encoding bacteriorhodopsin, whose product MTQTEIFQYIQADSLLSASLWVNIALAGLSILLFVYMGRNIEDPRAQLIFVATLMVPLVSISSYTGLISGITVGFLEMPAGHALAGQEVFTPWGRYLTWALSTPMILIALGLLAGTNMTKLFTAVTADIGMCITGLAAALTTSSYMLRWVWYIISCAFFVVVLYILLAEWAQDAEIAGTAEIFNTLKILTVVLWIGYPVFWALGAEGFAVLDVAITSWAYSGMDIIAKYLFAFLLLRWVVENERTVAKMASGLGAASGGGAAPADD is encoded by the coding sequence ATGACCCAAACCGAGATATTCCAGTACATCCAGGCGGACTCACTGTTGAGCGCGTCGCTCTGGGTGAACATCGCCCTCGCGGGGCTGTCGATACTCCTCTTCGTCTATATGGGACGTAACATAGAGGACCCCCGCGCGCAGTTGATATTCGTCGCCACGCTGATGGTACCGCTGGTGTCGATTTCCAGCTACACCGGGCTCATCTCCGGAATCACCGTCGGCTTCCTCGAAATGCCGGCCGGTCACGCGTTGGCCGGGCAGGAAGTGTTCACGCCGTGGGGTCGGTATCTCACGTGGGCGCTGTCGACGCCGATGATCCTCATCGCGCTCGGTCTGCTGGCCGGGACGAACATGACCAAGCTCTTCACCGCGGTCACGGCCGACATCGGCATGTGTATCACGGGACTCGCGGCGGCGCTGACCACCTCCTCCTACATGCTTCGGTGGGTGTGGTACATCATCAGCTGTGCGTTCTTCGTGGTCGTCCTCTACATCCTGCTCGCTGAGTGGGCACAGGACGCCGAGATCGCCGGCACCGCCGAGATATTCAACACGCTGAAGATCCTCACGGTGGTCCTCTGGATCGGCTACCCGGTCTTCTGGGCGCTCGGCGCCGAGGGCTTCGCGGTGCTCGACGTCGCGATCACCTCGTGGGCGTACAGCGGGATGGACATCATCGCGAAGTACCTCTTCGCGTTCCTCCTCCTGCGGTGGGTCGTGGAGAACGAGCGCACGGTTGCGAAGATGGCGTCGGGGCTCGGTGCCGCCTCGGGCGGCGGCGCGGCGCCGGCCGACGACTGA
- the pyk gene encoding pyruvate kinase yields the protein MRNAKIVCTIGPASDGRDTIRELANAGMSVVRLNASHGTTAHREEVIEDARAVDDEIDDPLAVMVDLKGPEVRTAELDDPITLPTDSEVTFVEGDDATPERVGLTHSIAAAGPGDTVLLDDGRIECRVERVDGESVVATVVSGGELSSRKGVNLPGVAIDVDLIIPADEAELDLAARANADFVAASFVRDAADVYQIADALEARDAEDIPIIAKIERAGAVENLEGIVDAADGVMVARGDLGVECPLEDVPVIQKRIIRTCVNEGVPVITATEMLDSMISSRRPTRAEASDVANAVLDGTDAVMLSGETAIGEDPVNVVETMDRIVREVESSDEYAETREQRVPTAAEGSRTEALARSARYLARDIGASTVVAVSESGFTARKTAMFRPGVPVVATTPNDRVRRQLALSWGVRPVITEYAHDMETVLDNAVDAALGTGGAASGDTLVVLSGMLTEFEGTNTTNTLKVHVAAETLVTGKAAVAGHVAAPVYHTDTGDLTEIPDGSIVALGPNFEGEFTGDLDAVVGIIDAREGMTGYPAVVARELGVPMVSGARLPERVSDGSVVTVDGERGIVYDGDVIAAARER from the coding sequence ATGCGAAACGCCAAGATCGTCTGTACGATCGGTCCCGCCTCGGACGGCCGGGACACGATCCGCGAGCTCGCGAACGCGGGGATGTCCGTCGTCCGGTTGAACGCCAGTCACGGCACGACGGCCCACCGCGAGGAGGTCATCGAGGACGCCCGCGCCGTCGACGACGAGATCGACGACCCGCTCGCGGTGATGGTCGACCTGAAGGGCCCGGAGGTCCGGACCGCCGAGCTCGACGACCCAATCACGCTGCCGACCGACTCGGAAGTGACCTTCGTCGAGGGCGACGACGCGACGCCGGAGCGCGTCGGGCTCACTCACTCGATCGCGGCCGCCGGACCGGGCGACACGGTCCTCCTCGACGACGGCCGGATCGAGTGTCGCGTCGAGCGGGTCGACGGCGAGTCGGTCGTCGCCACCGTCGTCTCCGGCGGCGAACTCAGCTCGCGAAAGGGGGTCAACCTGCCGGGCGTCGCCATCGACGTCGACCTCATCATCCCGGCTGACGAGGCGGAACTCGACCTCGCGGCGCGGGCGAACGCCGACTTCGTCGCGGCCTCGTTCGTGCGCGACGCCGCCGACGTCTACCAGATCGCGGACGCGCTGGAGGCCCGCGACGCCGAGGACATCCCGATCATCGCGAAGATAGAGCGCGCGGGCGCCGTCGAGAACCTCGAAGGGATCGTCGACGCCGCCGACGGCGTGATGGTCGCGCGCGGCGACCTCGGCGTGGAGTGCCCGCTCGAAGACGTGCCGGTGATCCAAAAGCGGATCATCCGCACGTGCGTCAACGAGGGCGTACCCGTCATCACGGCGACGGAGATGCTCGACTCGATGATCTCGTCGCGCCGGCCGACGCGCGCAGAGGCGTCCGACGTGGCGAACGCCGTCCTCGACGGGACGGACGCGGTGATGCTGTCCGGCGAGACGGCCATCGGCGAGGACCCGGTCAACGTCGTCGAGACGATGGACCGGATCGTCAGGGAAGTCGAGTCGAGCGACGAGTACGCGGAGACCCGCGAACAGCGCGTGCCGACCGCCGCGGAGGGGTCGCGAACCGAGGCGCTGGCCCGGTCCGCGCGCTACCTCGCGCGCGACATCGGCGCCTCGACGGTCGTCGCCGTCTCCGAGTCCGGGTTCACCGCCCGCAAGACGGCGATGTTCCGGCCCGGAGTCCCCGTGGTCGCGACGACGCCGAACGACCGCGTTCGGCGACAACTGGCGCTCTCGTGGGGAGTTCGACCCGTGATAACGGAGTACGCGCACGACATGGAGACGGTCCTCGACAACGCGGTCGACGCCGCGCTCGGGACCGGGGGCGCCGCCTCCGGGGACACCCTCGTGGTCCTCTCCGGAATGTTGACGGAGTTCGAGGGGACGAACACGACGAACACGCTCAAGGTCCACGTCGCCGCGGAGACGCTGGTGACCGGGAAGGCGGCGGTCGCGGGCCACGTCGCCGCGCCGGTGTACCACACCGACACGGGCGATCTGACCGAGATTCCGGACGGCTCCATCGTCGCGCTCGGCCCCAACTTCGAGGGCGAGTTCACCGGCGACCTCGACGCGGTGGTCGGGATCATCGACGCGCGCGAGGGGATGACGGGGTATCCGGCCGTCGTCGCCCGCGAACTCGGCGTGCCGATGGTGTCGGGCGCCCGGCTCCCGGAGCGCGTGAGCGACGGGAGCGTGGTGACGGTCGACGGCGAGCGCGGCATCGTCTACGACGGCGACGTGATCGCGGCGGCCCGCGAGCGGTAA
- a CDS encoding plastocyanin/azurin family copper-binding protein: MHRRRFLRKGGAVGSAAAAIGLAGCAAVGGEPDHDVGMVASGYRPRQITVAVGDTVVWENTSARAHTVTATEGGIPSDAEFFASGGFDDYASAEAAWNADFGGILESGDRFEHTFTVPGVYEYVCIPHRKGNMYGTVVVEE, translated from the coding sequence ATGCATCGGAGACGGTTCCTTCGGAAGGGCGGCGCCGTCGGGAGCGCGGCGGCGGCCATCGGCCTCGCCGGCTGTGCGGCCGTCGGCGGCGAACCGGACCACGACGTCGGCATGGTCGCCAGCGGGTACCGCCCGCGGCAGATCACGGTCGCCGTCGGCGACACCGTCGTCTGGGAGAACACGAGCGCTCGGGCGCACACGGTCACCGCGACTGAAGGAGGGATCCCGTCCGACGCCGAGTTCTTCGCCTCCGGCGGATTCGACGACTACGCGTCCGCGGAGGCGGCGTGGAACGCCGACTTCGGCGGGATCTTGGAGAGCGGCGACCGATTCGAACACACGTTCACGGTCCCCGGCGTCTACGAGTACGTCTGTATTCCGCACAGGAAAGGCAATATGTACGGCACCGTCGTCGTGGAGGAGTGA
- a CDS encoding prefoldin subunit beta, producing MPPEAQEKIEELQELQETAQQVAEQKEQAQSALNESKTALDALEDVDEDAGMYREIGEVLVETDYESAYDDLENKVDSLEVRAEQLEKQEERVQEQFDDLQGELQQMLQGGAGGGPMGPGGPGAGGA from the coding sequence ATGCCGCCCGAGGCACAGGAGAAGATCGAGGAGCTGCAGGAGCTGCAGGAGACCGCACAGCAGGTCGCCGAGCAGAAAGAGCAGGCCCAGTCCGCGCTCAACGAGTCCAAGACGGCGCTCGACGCCCTCGAAGACGTCGACGAGGACGCCGGAATGTACCGCGAGATCGGCGAAGTGCTCGTCGAGACGGACTACGAGTCCGCCTACGACGACCTCGAGAACAAGGTCGACTCCCTCGAAGTGCGCGCCGAGCAGCTCGAAAAGCAGGAGGAGCGCGTCCAAGAGCAGTTCGATGACCTGCAGGGCGAGCTGCAGCAGATGCTCCAGGGCGGCGCCGGCGGCGGCCCGATGGGTCCGGGCGGTCCGGGCGCGGGCGGCGCGTAA
- a CDS encoding PAS domain-containing sensor histidine kinase, protein MAAEQHTPFPPEYDALSLAIAMYDAEDARIERTNGRFESLFGYAAEELRTLSPGRYTANTYRFSEADFAERLRDAAGGDPQQFPWRIKRADGELTWVRVSLSAWDGGRDAHVLAEVRDITDHYAASRRETLFWRVLRHNLRNEANKLVGYAEAVMRETDRDGLREAGKKARATALDLGTIATSVKEIQQAAAQSETHRPPRPAADAVRDVIAVLEASYPDATFLLEERRPMWIRVDAAFDHALRHALENAVCHADESDPTVEVTVGPSPNTGRVEIRVSDTNPYIPQVEVDALDTVSELTTTRHGTGVGLFVMQWCIESLGGELTFERREPRGNRVRFYLPPQRRPGDPPSSGS, encoded by the coding sequence ATGGCTGCGGAACAACACACTCCCTTCCCGCCGGAGTACGACGCGCTCTCTCTGGCGATCGCGATGTACGACGCCGAGGACGCGAGGATCGAGCGAACGAACGGCCGGTTCGAGTCGCTGTTCGGCTACGCGGCGGAGGAGCTCCGAACGCTGTCGCCGGGTCGGTACACCGCCAACACGTATCGGTTCTCGGAGGCGGACTTCGCCGAGCGGCTCCGCGACGCGGCGGGCGGGGACCCACAGCAGTTCCCGTGGCGCATCAAGCGCGCGGACGGCGAGCTAACCTGGGTCCGCGTGTCGCTCTCGGCGTGGGACGGCGGGCGGGACGCGCACGTCCTCGCCGAGGTCCGCGACATCACCGACCACTACGCGGCGAGCCGGCGGGAGACGCTGTTCTGGCGCGTGCTCCGGCACAACCTCCGCAACGAGGCGAACAAGCTCGTCGGCTACGCCGAAGCGGTCATGCGCGAGACCGACCGCGACGGCCTCCGCGAGGCAGGAAAGAAGGCGCGCGCGACCGCCCTGGACCTCGGCACCATCGCGACCTCGGTCAAGGAGATCCAGCAGGCCGCCGCACAGTCCGAAACGCACCGGCCGCCCCGGCCGGCGGCCGACGCCGTTCGAGACGTTATCGCCGTTCTCGAAGCCTCCTACCCCGACGCCACGTTCCTCCTCGAAGAGCGGCGGCCGATGTGGATACGCGTCGACGCCGCGTTCGACCACGCGCTCCGTCACGCGCTCGAAAACGCCGTCTGTCACGCCGACGAGTCCGACCCCACGGTCGAGGTGACGGTCGGCCCGTCTCCGAACACCGGTCGCGTCGAGATCCGCGTCTCCGACACGAACCCGTACATCCCGCAGGTCGAGGTCGACGCGCTCGACACCGTCTCCGAGCTGACGACCACGCGTCACGGCACCGGCGTCGGCCTGTTCGTGATGCAGTGGTGTATCGAGTCGCTCGGCGGGGAGCTGACCTTCGAGCGGCGCGAACCGCGGGGGAACCGCGTTCGGTTCTACCTCCCGCCGCAGCGGCGGCCGGGGGACCCGCCCTCGTCCGGGTCGTAG
- a CDS encoding DNA-directed RNA polymerase subunit P, giving the protein MSYKCSRCKRDVTLDEYGGVRCPYCGHRVLLKERGGDVKEVNVE; this is encoded by the coding sequence ATGAGTTACAAGTGCTCCCGCTGTAAACGCGACGTCACCCTCGACGAGTACGGCGGCGTGCGCTGCCCGTACTGCGGCCACCGCGTCCTCTTAAAAGAGCGCGGCGGCGACGTGAAGGAAGTCAACGTCGAGTAA